The sequence TCGACGACGCGTAGGAAGCGCCGCAGCGAGCTCAACAAGGTCGCGCTCGTGGGCTACACGAACGCGGGCAAGTCGAGCTGGATGCGCGCGCTCACGGGCACCGAGGTGCTCGTGCAAGACAAGCTGTTCGCGACGCTCGACACGACCGTGCGCGCGCTTCAGCCCGAGACCAACCCGCGCATCCTCGTCTCGGACACGGTCGGCTTCATCAAGAAGCTCCCGCACGATCTCGTCGCGAGCTTCCGCTCGACGCTCGACGAAGCGCGCGAGTGCGACCTGCTCGTGCACGTCGTCGACGCGTCCGACGCGGCGTTCCCCGCGCAGATCGACGTCACGCGCGACGTCCTGCACGAGATCGGCGCCGACGAGAGCCCACGCCTGCTCGTGCTGAACAAGTCCGACCGCGTGGCGCCCGAAGAGCGCGAGCGCCTAACAAGCGAGCACCCCAACGCGCTGCTGCTCTCGAGCCGCGACAAAGCCGACATCGCGCACCTCCGCGCCACCATCGCCGCGCACTTCGAGCAGGGCATGGAAGAAGCCGACCTCGTCGTCCCCTACAGCCTCAGCAAAGTCGCCGCAGAAGCGCACGCCCACACACGCGTCATCTCCGAAGCCCACGAATCCGACGGCACCCACTTGCGCGTCAAAGGCGCTCCCGAAGCCATCGCACGCCTCAAGGCCGCTCTCCCGGCAAAAAAAACCCGCAAGCCAACCAACCAAAAGTGAATCTCAGCCGGCGTCAACCGCCGGCTGAGATTCACCCACCCCCACCCAACCTGCTCAGCGAGCCGCAAAGCAAGAGCGAAGGGCCGGGGGCGGGGGCCGCGGAGGCGAAGTCAAGCGCAGCTCGGCCGCGATCACCGTGCAGCGCAACACCCGGACGCATCGCCGTTCGCCCAAGCCCAGCGAAACGCCCACCAAGAGCGGCCGCCAGCGAGCCATGAGCCGCAGCGGCCCCCGCCCCCGGCCCGTAGCGCCGCCACGAACGAGCGCACTTCAGCGCGGCAAAACGTCCACCGCCCGCTGCCGCAGCCAGTGATCCGCGAGCACGAGCAGCGTCATCGCCTCCACCATCGGCACCGCGCGCGGCAGTACGCACGGATCGTGGCGCCCCGAAGCCGCGAGCGTCGTCGCCTCGTTGTTACGGTTCACGGTGCTCTGCTCGATCCCGATCGTCGCGGTCGGCTTGAACGCGACCGCGAGCTCGATGTGCTCGCCGTTGCTGATGCCGCCCTGCACGCCGCCGCTGCGATTCGTCGCGGTGCGCGGCTGGCCGCCCGCGCCGGGCACGAACGCGTCGTTGTGCTCGCTGCCGGTGAGCAGCGTGCCGGCGAAGCCGCTGCCGATCTCGAAGCCCTTCGCGGCGGGCAGCGAGAGCATCGCCTTCGCGAGGTCCGCATCGAGCTTGTCGAACACGGGCTCGCCGAGGCCGGCAGGAACGCCGCGCGCGATGCAGCGCACCACTCCGCCGAGCGAGTCCTGCCGCCGACGCGCTGCGTCGATCGCATCTTCCATCCGCTGCGAGGCGTTCGCGTCCGGACAGCGCACCGCGCTCGCCTCCACCTGCGCGAGCGTGAGCGCGCTCGGGTCCACCTTCGCCTCGATGTTCTGCACGCGCGCGACCCAGGCGAGCACCTCGACGCCAGCGGCCTCCCGTAACAACTTGCGCGCGACCGCGGCTGCAGCGACGCGGCCGATCGTCTCGCGCGCGCTCGCGCGTCCGCCGCCCTGCCAATTGCGCAGGCCGTACTTCGCCTCGTAGGTGAAGTCCGCGTGCGAGGGGCGGAAGAGATCCTTCATGTCCTCGTACGCCGCAGGCCGCGCGTCCGTGTTGCGCACGATCATCGCGA comes from Deltaproteobacteria bacterium and encodes:
- the aroC gene encoding chorismate synthase, with translation MASSFGTLFRISTFGESHGGAVGVVVDGCPPRLALDATDVQRDLDRRRPGQNRFTTPRQEEDRVEIVSGVFEGRTLGSPIAMIVRNTDARPAAYEDMKDLFRPSHADFTYEAKYGLRNWQGGGRASARETIGRVAAAAVARKLLREAAGVEVLAWVARVQNIEAKVDPSALTLAQVEASAVRCPDANASQRMEDAIDAARRRQDSLGGVVRCIARGVPAGLGEPVFDKLDADLAKAMLSLPAAKGFEIGSGFAGTLLTGSEHNDAFVPGAGGQPRTATNRSGGVQGGISNGEHIELAVAFKPTATIGIEQSTVNRNNEATTLAASGRHDPCVLPRAVPMVEAMTLLVLADHWLRQRAVDVLPR